The proteins below come from a single Hemitrygon akajei chromosome 2, sHemAka1.3, whole genome shotgun sequence genomic window:
- the LOC140720453 gene encoding butyrophilin subfamily 3 member A3-like — translation MDCKVVPTESSHSMALQWLKTDLHSAVHEFRDGRDATANQDPAYRGRTELFKDQIDKGNVSLRIKNIRVADEGTYICSVDNGIDFEETSIVLQVAALGYEHWINIGGYRKNEIQLVCESNGWYPKPLIQWISGDKKNLTSKSEINYNQDSKGLINAKSKIFVSKDATNRSRCILENQVLKKGQEATIEIADVFFPVVSGWLVFLCLLLCLLLIALGLGIFWTLRRRKYMKGLEDDESVKQYGHWKPLVESDWENMCKNPASIKLDTETAHRQLEISKDQKSVRLTNSQTDVPENEERFTAWECVLGSDGFTSGKHYWEVEVVGNHKWSLGIAGENANRKGDLTLKPKNKFWSIGQNEKEIHANDNDKLDISYQEVPRKIGVYLDYDTGVVSFYDANTKSFLYTFNEKFSEKLYPFFHTTHQKRWLKICSKQETKPSNHSKNNVI, via the exons ATGGACTGTAAAGTTGTGCCAACGGAATCGAGTCACAGCATGGCACTCCAGTGGCTTAAAACAGACCTCCACTCGGCAGTTCACGAGTTCCGAGACGGAAGAGATGCAACTGCTAATCAAGATCCTGCTTACAGAGGAAGGACTGAGCTGTTCAAAGACCAAATAGATAAAGGAAACGTGTCCCTTCGAATAAAGAACATCCGAGTAGCCGATGAAGGGACATACATCTGCTCAgttgataatggaattgattttGAAGAAACATCTATTGTCTTGCAAGTTGCAG CTTTGGGATACGAGCACTGGATCAACATTGGAGGATACAGAAAAAATGAAATTCAACTTGTCTGTGAATCTAATGGATGGTATCCTAAACCACTGATACAATGGATTAGTGGTGATAAAAAGAATTTGACTTCAAAGTCTGAAATAAATTACAACCAGGATTCCAAAGGCCTGATAAATGCCAAGAGCAAGATTTTTGTATCAAAAGATGCAACCAACAGGTCCAGGTGTATCTTAGAGAATCAAGTACTGAAGAAAGGACAAGAAGCAACTATCGAGATAGCAG ATGTTTTCTTCCCAGTTGTCTCGGGCTGGCTGGTGTTCTTgtgtctgctcctctgtcttctgtTGATAGCTCTTGGTCTTGGCATTTTCTGGACCTTAAGAAGACGTAAATACATGAAAG GTCTAGAAGATGACGAATCCGTCAAACAGTATG GCCACTGGAAACCTCTTGTTGAGTCAG ATTGGGAGAACATGTGTAAAAATCCAG CCTCTATAAAACTGGACACAGAAACAGCACATCGACAACTGGAGATATCTAAGGATCAGAAGAGTGTGAGACTGACGAACTCCCAGACAGATGTTCCTGAAAATGAGGAGAGGTTTACAGCCTGGGAATGTGTGTTGGGATCGGATGGATTCACCTCAGGGAAACATTATTGGGAGGTAGAAGTTGTGGGAAATCACAAGTGGTCTCTGGGAATTGCTGGAGAGAATGCAAATAGAAAGGGTGACCttacattaaaaccaaagaataaATTCTGGTCCATTGGGCAAAATGAGAAAGAAATCCATGCAAATGATAATGATAAATTGGATATCTCTTATCAAGAGGTTCCCAGGAAGATAGGAGTTTATCTTGATTATGATACAGGGGTAGTTTCATTTTACGATGCAAACACCAAGTCTTTCCTCTACACATTCAATGAGAAATTCTCTGAGAAGCTTTACCCTTTCTTTCACACAACACATCAGAAGAGATGGCTGAAAATCTGTTCCAAGCAGGAAACAAAACCCAGTAATCATTCTAAAAATAATGTCATTTAA